Proteins co-encoded in one Actinomadura luteofluorescens genomic window:
- a CDS encoding Xaa-Pro dipeptidyl-peptidase, whose translation MRLTLLPVAALAGTVGLVAGTVPAFADAGRPHIVVKDGKTQPTFSFKDAIREKVFVETNVDSDGDGERDRVSVYITRPKETTGGLKVASILEGSPYYAGLQDPPYHPADVTDYPRLAPWTPPPGPPAPTSYSRVYYDNYFVSRGYAVLAADTLGTGDSDGCPTAVGPNEAQGMKSVVQWLTGKATAYDAQGNKISAGWSTGNVAMAGKSYDGTLPLAAAATGVSGLKTVVSISGVSNWYDEYRANGGVVAPDGWEGEDLDLHAKAVLSRRDPAVCAPVMHDLEKKMDRVTGDYNRTWDERNFAKSAPHFKASVFMTSGLADWNVKPIQMSLLWDGLKKAGVDRKLWIHQAAHDEPLDVRQSVWLESLNLWFAHELYGVRNDIMRQPKVDLERTPGQWETHKDWPEASARPVPLGLSAKGLGGRGHGTQQLVDDPSRKAEELAANPDAADPNRLVYLTPKLTRATRLSGTARIKLRASVDGRSPYLSALLVDYGSDERVSGFVPTSGRWCYGDSIPGDEGCRTVREYTTAVTPFKIVTRGWTDVRNRESIWRSTPVKPGKDYTFSWPMQPYDYVFKPGHRIGLMVLATDHAYTLRYPAGTKVKVDLDGSTLTLPLTKG comes from the coding sequence TTGCGACTCACACTCCTGCCCGTCGCGGCGCTCGCGGGCACGGTCGGCCTCGTGGCCGGCACGGTGCCCGCGTTCGCCGACGCGGGACGTCCTCACATCGTGGTGAAGGACGGCAAGACGCAGCCCACGTTCTCGTTCAAGGACGCCATCCGCGAGAAGGTGTTCGTCGAGACGAACGTGGACAGCGACGGTGACGGCGAACGCGACCGCGTCTCCGTCTACATCACCCGTCCCAAGGAGACGACCGGGGGCCTCAAGGTCGCCTCGATCCTTGAGGGCAGCCCCTACTACGCCGGCCTCCAGGATCCGCCGTACCACCCGGCCGACGTCACCGACTACCCGCGCCTCGCGCCGTGGACGCCGCCGCCCGGCCCGCCCGCTCCGACGAGCTACTCGCGCGTTTACTACGACAACTACTTCGTCTCGCGCGGCTACGCCGTCCTCGCGGCCGACACCCTCGGCACGGGAGACTCCGACGGCTGCCCGACCGCCGTCGGCCCGAACGAGGCGCAGGGCATGAAGTCGGTCGTCCAGTGGCTCACCGGCAAGGCGACCGCCTACGACGCCCAGGGCAACAAGATCAGCGCGGGCTGGTCGACCGGGAACGTCGCGATGGCCGGCAAGTCCTACGACGGCACGCTGCCCCTGGCGGCCGCCGCGACGGGGGTGTCCGGCCTCAAGACGGTCGTGTCCATCTCCGGTGTCTCCAACTGGTACGACGAGTACCGCGCCAACGGCGGCGTGGTCGCGCCGGACGGCTGGGAGGGCGAGGACCTCGACCTGCACGCCAAGGCCGTGCTGTCCCGGCGCGACCCCGCGGTCTGCGCGCCCGTCATGCACGACCTCGAAAAGAAGATGGACCGGGTCACCGGCGACTACAACCGGACCTGGGACGAGCGGAACTTCGCCAAGTCCGCGCCCCACTTCAAGGCCAGCGTCTTCATGACCAGCGGCCTCGCCGACTGGAACGTCAAGCCGATCCAGATGTCCCTCCTGTGGGACGGGCTGAAGAAGGCCGGCGTCGACCGAAAGCTCTGGATCCACCAGGCGGCGCACGACGAGCCGCTGGACGTCCGCCAGAGCGTGTGGCTCGAATCCCTGAACCTGTGGTTCGCGCATGAGCTCTACGGCGTCCGCAATGACATCATGCGCCAGCCCAAGGTCGACCTGGAGCGCACCCCCGGCCAGTGGGAGACGCACAAGGACTGGCCGGAGGCCTCGGCGCGCCCCGTGCCGCTCGGCCTGTCGGCCAAGGGCCTCGGCGGGCGCGGGCACGGCACCCAGCAGCTGGTGGACGACCCGTCCCGCAAGGCCGAGGAACTGGCCGCGAACCCGGACGCGGCGGACCCGAACCGCCTGGTCTACCTCACGCCGAAGCTGACCAGGGCCACCAGGCTCAGCGGCACGGCGCGGATCAAGCTGCGCGCCTCCGTGGACGGCCGCTCGCCGTACCTGTCGGCCCTCCTGGTCGACTACGGCTCCGACGAGCGCGTCTCCGGCTTCGTCCCGACGTCCGGCAGGTGGTGCTACGGCGACTCGATCCCCGGCGACGAGGGCTGCCGCACCGTCCGCGAGTACACGACCGCCGTCACCCCGTTCAAGATCGTGACGCGCGGCTGGACGGACGTCCGCAACCGCGAGTCGATCTGGCGCAGCACCCCGGTGAAGCCCGGCAAGGACTACACGTTCAGCTGGCCCATGCAGCCGTACGACTACGTCTTCAAGCCCGGTCACCGGATCGGCCTCATGGTGCTGGCCACCGACCACGCCTACACGCTCCGCTACCCGGCGGGCACGAAGGTCAAGGTCGACCTGGACGGCAGCACCCTGACCCTGCCCCTCACCAAGGGCTGA
- a CDS encoding ABC transporter permease produces the protein MSTATETAPARKAAGGGRRLRWPHYLLIASGLLVLLSLVRVIDDADPVTSSGTVSASLRLAVPIFLAGLGGLWSERSGVINIGLEGMMILGTWTGAWAGYQWGPWIGVLAGIIGGALGGLLHAIATVSFGVDHIVSGVAINILGLGLTQFLAGLIFDKGEAKALGGGPRQSPPVDPIQTLTLPVLSGGKIGGWQSPDWLGSLERHHWFLVSDLAGIVRGLTSDMSLLTLVALLLLPASFFVLWRTAFGLRIRSCGEDAYAAESLGVQVYRMKYAAVMISGGFAGLAGAFLVIVAAPIYQDGQTNGRGFIGLAAMIFGNWRPGGLAAGSLLFGYTDAMNVRGGGQSVHALLLFVAILLIGVAVWQGVRANRLLPQAALDAAHRRDMRGAVVGSALSLVTAAALLAWFLLSDIVPGELVSFTPHLTTLLVLALASQRLRMPAANGLRYRRGEAR, from the coding sequence ATGAGCACCGCCACCGAGACGGCCCCCGCCCGGAAGGCCGCGGGCGGCGGCCGCCGGCTGCGCTGGCCGCACTACCTGCTCATCGCGTCCGGCCTGCTGGTGCTGCTGTCGCTGGTCCGGGTGATCGACGACGCCGACCCGGTGACCTCCAGCGGGACGGTGAGCGCCTCGCTGCGCCTCGCCGTGCCGATCTTCCTCGCCGGGCTCGGCGGGCTGTGGTCGGAGCGCTCCGGCGTGATCAACATCGGCCTCGAGGGCATGATGATCCTCGGCACCTGGACGGGCGCCTGGGCCGGCTACCAGTGGGGCCCGTGGATCGGCGTCCTCGCCGGGATCATCGGCGGGGCGCTCGGCGGGCTGCTGCACGCGATCGCGACCGTCTCGTTCGGCGTCGACCACATCGTGTCCGGCGTCGCGATCAACATCCTCGGGCTGGGGCTCACCCAGTTCCTCGCCGGACTGATCTTCGACAAGGGGGAGGCGAAGGCGCTCGGCGGCGGCCCCCGGCAGTCGCCGCCCGTCGATCCGATCCAGACGCTGACGCTGCCGGTGCTGTCCGGAGGCAAGATCGGCGGCTGGCAGAGCCCCGACTGGCTCGGCTCGCTGGAGAGGCACCACTGGTTCCTGGTGTCGGACCTCGCGGGCATCGTCCGCGGCCTGACCAGCGACATGTCGCTGCTGACGCTCGTGGCCCTGCTGCTCCTCCCGGCCAGCTTCTTCGTGCTGTGGCGGACGGCGTTCGGGCTGCGGATCCGCTCGTGCGGCGAGGACGCGTACGCGGCCGAGTCGCTCGGCGTGCAGGTCTACCGGATGAAGTACGCCGCCGTGATGATCTCGGGCGGTTTCGCTGGCCTGGCGGGCGCGTTCCTCGTCATCGTCGCCGCGCCGATCTACCAGGACGGCCAGACCAACGGCCGCGGGTTCATCGGCCTCGCCGCCATGATCTTCGGCAACTGGCGTCCGGGCGGCCTCGCCGCGGGCTCGCTGCTGTTCGGCTACACCGACGCGATGAACGTGCGCGGCGGCGGCCAGTCGGTGCACGCGCTGCTGCTGTTCGTGGCGATCCTGCTGATCGGCGTCGCCGTCTGGCAGGGCGTGCGCGCGAACCGCCTGCTCCCGCAGGCGGCGCTGGACGCGGCGCACCGCCGCGACATGCGCGGCGCCGTCGTCGGCTCCGCGCTGTCCCTGGTCACGGCCGCCGCGCTCCTCGCGTGGTTCCTGCTGAGCGACATCGTCCCGGGCGAGCTGGTCTCCTTCACCCCGCACCTGACGACGCTCCTCGTCCTGGCCCTGGCCAGCCAACGCCTCCGCATGCCCGCCGCCAACGGGCTCCGGTACCGGCGTGGTGAGGCACGCTGA
- a CDS encoding ABC transporter permease, producing the protein MSDERKDLDPAGEEPAGGGGPAGGEPAGAKPPAGVPAPRPGEGPDPGKRPAKASGPVEPETVPSWKAMLQGLGPRGLGLKIGAPVLALLISLAITMILLRVTGADPVSSIQSMIDYGTTDNSIVDIVNRAARYYLSAVAVAIGFRMALLNIGVDGQYRMAAFLAAALGGALALPAPFGQMLTIAAAMVVGGLWAAIAGVLKVTRGVSEVLSTIMLNAIATGLIAYLLNDKRLAEVRPGSNNVATPKIPESGRVGGLNSFLSSIGIDLPGDVYGLLPLAILVGVVFWIVINHTRFGFDLKMSGLSPSAAQASGVNARRMIVYTMVASGVVAGLIGMPELLGASYEYSLNFPAGLGFTGITVALLGRNHPAGIALAALLFAFLDQTSDVLQEVDVPKEIVGVMQGVVVLTVVIVYELVRRWEIRLQQRAVAAELATGHDLAREAAGSAS; encoded by the coding sequence ATGAGCGACGAGCGCAAGGACCTGGACCCGGCGGGCGAGGAGCCCGCGGGCGGCGGCGGACCGGCGGGCGGCGAGCCCGCGGGCGCGAAGCCCCCGGCCGGCGTTCCCGCGCCCCGTCCGGGCGAGGGCCCCGATCCCGGGAAGCGGCCCGCGAAGGCGTCCGGACCGGTGGAGCCGGAGACGGTGCCGTCGTGGAAGGCGATGCTGCAGGGCCTCGGCCCGCGGGGCCTCGGACTGAAGATCGGCGCGCCGGTGCTGGCGCTGCTGATCTCCCTCGCCATCACGATGATCCTGCTGCGGGTCACCGGCGCCGACCCGGTCAGCTCGATCCAGAGCATGATCGACTACGGCACCACCGACAACTCGATCGTAGACATCGTCAACCGCGCCGCCCGCTACTACCTGTCGGCCGTGGCCGTGGCGATCGGGTTCCGGATGGCGCTGCTGAACATCGGCGTGGACGGCCAGTACCGGATGGCCGCGTTCCTCGCCGCCGCGCTCGGCGGCGCGCTGGCGCTGCCCGCGCCGTTCGGCCAGATGCTGACGATCGCCGCGGCGATGGTGGTCGGCGGGCTGTGGGCGGCGATCGCGGGCGTGCTGAAGGTGACCCGCGGGGTCAGCGAGGTGCTGTCCACGATCATGCTGAACGCGATCGCGACCGGTCTGATCGCCTACCTGCTGAACGACAAGCGGCTCGCCGAGGTGCGGCCGGGCAGCAACAACGTCGCGACGCCGAAGATCCCCGAGTCGGGACGGGTCGGCGGCCTGAACAGCTTCCTGTCCTCGATCGGCATCGACCTGCCGGGCGACGTGTACGGGTTGCTGCCGCTGGCGATCCTGGTCGGCGTCGTGTTCTGGATCGTCATCAACCACACCAGGTTCGGGTTCGACCTGAAGATGTCGGGGCTTTCGCCGTCGGCCGCGCAGGCCAGCGGCGTCAACGCCCGCCGCATGATCGTCTACACGATGGTCGCGTCGGGCGTGGTGGCGGGCCTGATCGGCATGCCGGAGCTGCTCGGCGCGTCCTACGAGTACTCGCTGAACTTCCCGGCCGGGCTCGGCTTCACCGGCATCACGGTCGCGCTGCTCGGCCGCAACCATCCGGCCGGCATCGCGCTCGCCGCGCTGCTGTTCGCGTTCCTCGACCAGACCTCCGACGTCCTCCAGGAGGTCGACGTCCCGAAGGAGATCGTCGGGGTCATGCAGGGCGTGGTCGTGCTGACCGTCGTCATCGTGTACGAGCTCGTCCGGCGCTGGGAGATCCGGCTCCAGCAGCGGGCCGTCGCCGCCGAGCTGGCCACCGGCCACGACCTGGCCCGCGAGGCCGCTGGGAGTGCCTCATGA
- a CDS encoding thymidine phosphorylase, whose translation MDATDVIRAKRDGGTLTPEQIDWAVDAYTRGVIAEEQMSALAMAILLNGMSRAEVARWTEAMIRSGERMDWSGLDRPTTDKHSTGGVGDKITLPLAPLVAACGAAVPQLSGRGLGHTGGTLDKLESIPGWRASLSNTEMLDVLRAAGAVICAAGSGLAPADRKLYALRDVTGTVESIPLIASSIMSKKIAEGTGALVLDVKVGSGAFMKTVDTARELAETMVAIGGDHGLRTVALLTAMDRPLGNAVGNAVEVAESVEVLAGGGPSDVVELTLTLAREMLAAAGVSGKDPADALKDGSAMDAWRRMIIEQGGDPDAPLPAARETHVVTAPSSGVLTRLDAYGVGVAAWRLGAGRARKEDPVSFGAGVICHAKPGDTVEAGRPLLTLHADDEARFGRALEALDGAFDVEAGGTVSAHPLVIDRIA comes from the coding sequence GTGGACGCCACCGATGTCATCCGCGCCAAGCGCGACGGCGGGACGCTGACCCCCGAGCAGATCGACTGGGCGGTCGACGCCTACACGCGGGGCGTGATCGCCGAAGAGCAGATGTCGGCGCTGGCGATGGCGATCCTGCTGAACGGCATGTCGCGGGCCGAGGTGGCCCGGTGGACCGAGGCGATGATCCGGTCCGGCGAGCGGATGGACTGGTCGGGGCTGGACCGTCCGACCACCGACAAGCACTCCACCGGGGGCGTCGGCGACAAGATCACCCTGCCGCTGGCGCCGCTGGTGGCGGCGTGCGGCGCGGCCGTCCCGCAGCTGTCGGGACGCGGCCTCGGGCACACCGGCGGGACGCTCGACAAGCTGGAGTCGATCCCGGGCTGGCGGGCGTCGCTGTCGAACACCGAGATGCTGGACGTGCTGCGCGCGGCGGGCGCCGTCATCTGCGCGGCGGGCAGCGGCCTCGCGCCCGCCGACCGCAAGCTCTACGCGCTGCGCGACGTGACCGGCACGGTGGAGTCGATCCCGCTGATCGCCTCCTCGATCATGTCGAAGAAGATCGCCGAGGGCACGGGCGCGCTGGTGCTGGACGTCAAGGTCGGCTCGGGCGCGTTCATGAAGACGGTGGACACGGCCCGGGAGCTGGCCGAGACGATGGTCGCGATCGGCGGCGACCACGGGCTGCGCACGGTCGCGCTGCTGACGGCGATGGACCGTCCGCTCGGCAACGCGGTCGGCAACGCCGTGGAGGTGGCCGAGTCGGTGGAGGTGCTCGCCGGGGGAGGCCCGTCCGACGTGGTCGAGCTGACCCTGACGCTGGCGCGGGAGATGCTCGCCGCCGCCGGGGTCTCCGGGAAGGACCCGGCCGACGCGCTGAAGGACGGCTCCGCCATGGACGCCTGGCGCCGCATGATCATCGAGCAGGGCGGCGATCCGGACGCGCCGCTGCCGGCCGCCCGCGAGACCCATGTGGTCACCGCCCCGTCCTCGGGCGTGCTGACCAGGCTGGACGCCTACGGAGTGGGCGTCGCGGCCTGGCGTCTCGGTGCGGGCCGGGCCCGCAAGGAGGACCCGGTCTCGTTCGGCGCGGGCGTCATCTGCCACGCCAAGCCGGGCGACACGGTCGAGGCGGGACGGCCGCTGCTGACGCTGCACGCCGACGACGAGGCCAGGTTCGGCCGCGCGCTGGAGGCCCTGGACGGCGCCTTCGACGTCGAGGCAGGCGGCACCGTGTCCGCGCACCCGCTGGTCATCGACCGGATCGCGTGA
- a CDS encoding amidohydrolase → MTHPGPGVMPGLEPPAAPGLEGPEGREDRGAASGPAGANPMVPGGPVPGDAERAAPRRDASVAAAGAPVVAGIPAVLGGAVLQPQLDAFLAAHEAELIAFRRDLHMHPELGYAEHRTTRRLAERLRAAGLEPVILPKGTGLFCDIGPADGTTVALRADIDALPLQDEKEGVAYRSTVPGVAHACGHDVHTTMVLGAGLFLAQQAEAGLLPGRVRLLFQPAEETPGGALDVMAAGGIAGVDRAFALHCDPRIEVGQLGLRTGPITAACDKVYVKVTGPGGHTARPHLTADLVYALAKIVTELPSALSRRVDPRSSLSLVWGRVSAGSVANAIPDDGIAEGTVRCLDDEAWHRAPEMMKALLQSVAAAYDVEASLEYVRGVPPTVNEAASVQMFRDAAAQVMDEDGVVPTPQSLGGEDFGWYLESIPGALARLGVRTPGAPGEYDLHRGDFDVDERCIAVGTKVLSATALTALWDGGRPGDGDAEAIEGAALA, encoded by the coding sequence ATGACACATCCGGGACCCGGGGTGATGCCCGGCCTTGAACCACCCGCCGCCCCGGGACTTGAGGGTCCCGAGGGCCGGGAGGACCGGGGGGCCGCCTCCGGCCCCGCCGGAGCGAACCCGATGGTGCCCGGCGGGCCCGTCCCGGGCGACGCCGAGCGCGCCGCGCCGCGGCGGGACGCCTCCGTCGCGGCGGCCGGAGCCCCGGTCGTGGCCGGGATCCCGGCGGTGCTCGGCGGTGCCGTGCTGCAACCGCAGCTCGACGCGTTCCTCGCCGCGCACGAGGCGGAGCTGATCGCGTTCCGCCGCGACCTGCACATGCACCCCGAGCTCGGCTACGCCGAGCACCGCACGACCCGCAGGCTCGCCGAGCGGCTCCGCGCGGCCGGGCTGGAGCCGGTGATCCTGCCGAAGGGCACCGGGCTGTTCTGCGACATCGGCCCCGCCGACGGCACCACCGTGGCGCTGCGGGCCGACATCGACGCGCTCCCGCTGCAGGACGAGAAGGAGGGCGTCGCCTACCGGTCGACCGTCCCCGGCGTCGCGCACGCGTGCGGCCACGACGTGCACACCACGATGGTGCTGGGCGCGGGCCTGTTCCTGGCCCAGCAGGCGGAGGCGGGGCTGCTGCCCGGCCGCGTCCGGCTGCTGTTCCAGCCGGCCGAGGAGACGCCCGGCGGCGCGCTGGACGTCATGGCCGCCGGCGGCATCGCGGGCGTCGACCGCGCGTTCGCGCTGCACTGCGACCCCCGCATCGAGGTCGGCCAGCTCGGGCTGCGCACCGGCCCGATCACCGCGGCCTGCGACAAGGTCTACGTGAAGGTCACCGGGCCCGGCGGGCACACCGCCCGGCCGCACCTGACCGCCGACCTGGTCTACGCCCTCGCCAAGATCGTCACCGAGCTGCCGTCCGCGCTGTCGCGGCGCGTCGACCCGCGCTCCAGCCTGTCGCTGGTGTGGGGGCGCGTGTCGGCCGGGTCGGTCGCCAACGCCATCCCCGACGACGGGATCGCCGAGGGCACCGTCCGCTGCCTGGACGACGAGGCGTGGCACCGGGCGCCGGAGATGATGAAGGCGCTGCTGCAGTCGGTCGCCGCCGCCTACGACGTGGAGGCGTCGCTGGAGTACGTCCGGGGCGTCCCGCCGACCGTGAACGAGGCGGCCAGCGTGCAGATGTTCCGCGACGCCGCCGCCCAGGTCATGGACGAGGACGGCGTCGTGCCGACCCCGCAGAGCCTCGGCGGCGAGGACTTCGGCTGGTACCTGGAGTCGATCCCGGGCGCCCTCGCCCGGCTCGGCGTCCGCACTCCCGGCGCGCCCGGCGAGTACGACCTGCACCGGGGCGACTTCGACGTCGACGAGCGGTGCATCGCCGTCGGCACGAAGGTGCTGAGCGCCACCGCGCTGACCGCGCTGTGGGACGGCGGCCGTCCCGGTGACGGTGACGCCGAAGCGATCGAGGGCGCCGCGCTCGCCTGA
- a CDS encoding ABC transporter ATP-binding protein — translation MPDQVPAVRLTSITKRFPGVVANRDINLTIERGEVHALCGENGAGKSTLMKILYGMQRPDEGSIEVDGEQVSFRTPADAIARGVGMVHQHFKLADNLTVLENVILGAEPRVRGRRRGRIDFAAARAKIKEMSQAYGLRVDPDVLVETLGVGERQRVEILKVLYRGARVLILDEPTAVLVPQEVEELFGNLRELRAEGLTVLFISHKLDEVLTVADTISVIRRGTTVATRLDPREVTSRRLAELMVGSELPTPELRESTVTEDVQLDVAGLTVLTPEGRPVVDGVSLRIRRGEIVGLAGVEGNGQSELIEAIMGIRGADAGTIGYGGEDVTSWTTRRRREAGIAYIPEDRHRHGLVLEGTLWENRMLGHQTQRPNVRGPWIDRRGARRDTTRIVQAYDVRTPGIDVPAAALSGGNQQKLIVGREMSGDPRLLIAAHPTRGIDVGAQAAIWEYLRQARADGLAVLLISADLEELIGMSDTLHVILRGRLVAEVDPRTVTPEELGSAMTGAGAPA, via the coding sequence GTGCCTGACCAGGTGCCGGCCGTGCGGCTGACATCGATCACCAAGCGGTTCCCCGGAGTGGTGGCCAACCGCGACATCAACCTCACCATCGAGCGCGGCGAGGTGCACGCGCTCTGCGGTGAGAACGGCGCCGGCAAGTCCACGCTGATGAAGATCCTTTACGGGATGCAGCGGCCGGACGAGGGCTCCATCGAGGTCGACGGCGAGCAGGTCTCCTTCCGGACGCCGGCCGACGCGATCGCCCGCGGCGTCGGCATGGTGCACCAGCACTTCAAGCTGGCCGACAACCTCACCGTCCTGGAGAACGTGATCCTCGGCGCCGAGCCCCGCGTCCGGGGCCGGCGGCGCGGCCGGATCGACTTCGCCGCCGCGCGCGCCAAGATCAAGGAGATGTCGCAGGCGTACGGGCTGCGCGTCGACCCCGACGTGCTGGTCGAGACGCTCGGCGTCGGCGAGCGGCAGCGCGTGGAGATCCTCAAGGTCCTCTACCGCGGCGCCCGCGTGCTCATCCTGGACGAGCCGACCGCGGTGCTCGTCCCGCAGGAGGTCGAGGAGCTGTTCGGCAACCTGCGCGAGCTGCGCGCCGAGGGCCTGACCGTCCTGTTCATCTCCCACAAGCTGGACGAGGTGCTGACCGTCGCCGACACGATCTCGGTGATCCGGCGCGGCACGACGGTCGCGACCCGGCTCGACCCGCGTGAGGTGACGTCCCGGCGTCTGGCCGAGCTGATGGTCGGGTCCGAGCTGCCCACCCCGGAGCTGCGCGAGTCCACCGTCACCGAGGACGTCCAGCTGGACGTGGCCGGGCTCACCGTGCTGACCCCCGAGGGCCGTCCCGTGGTGGACGGCGTGTCGCTGCGCATCCGCCGCGGCGAGATCGTCGGGCTGGCCGGCGTCGAGGGCAACGGGCAGAGCGAGCTCATCGAAGCGATCATGGGGATCCGCGGGGCCGACGCCGGGACCATCGGCTACGGCGGCGAGGACGTCACCTCGTGGACGACGCGGCGGCGCCGCGAGGCCGGCATCGCCTACATCCCCGAGGACCGGCACCGCCACGGGCTCGTCCTGGAGGGGACGCTCTGGGAGAACCGCATGCTGGGCCACCAGACCCAGCGCCCGAACGTGCGCGGCCCGTGGATCGACCGTCGCGGCGCCCGCCGCGACACCACCCGGATCGTCCAGGCCTACGACGTGCGGACGCCGGGGATCGACGTGCCCGCCGCCGCGCTGTCGGGCGGCAACCAGCAGAAGCTCATCGTCGGGCGGGAGATGTCCGGCGACCCGCGGCTGCTGATCGCGGCGCATCCGACGCGCGGCATCGACGTCGGCGCCCAGGCCGCCATCTGGGAGTACCTGCGGCAGGCCCGCGCGGACGGGCTGGCCGTCCTGCTGATCAGCGCCGATCTTGAGGAACTCATCGGTATGTCCGACACCCTGCACGTGATCCTGCGGGGACGGCTGGTCGCGGAGGTCGATCCGCGGACCGTCACCCCCGAGGAGCTCGGCTCCGCCATGACCGGCGCCGGAGCGCCCGCATGA
- a CDS encoding cytidine deaminase produces the protein MEIDWAALRVAAREAMGRAYCPYSGFPVGAAALVDDGRVITGCNVENASYGVGLCAECAVVSALHGPGKSERPRLVAMAVVDRHGNPLMPCGRCRQLLWEHGGAPMLLETTRGILPMSDVLPDAFGPDDLVDRA, from the coding sequence ATGGAGATTGATTGGGCTGCTTTGCGTGTTGCGGCGCGGGAGGCGATGGGGCGTGCTTACTGTCCGTACTCCGGGTTTCCGGTCGGGGCCGCCGCACTGGTGGACGACGGCCGGGTGATCACCGGGTGCAACGTGGAGAACGCCTCGTACGGCGTCGGCCTGTGCGCGGAGTGCGCCGTCGTCTCGGCGTTGCACGGGCCGGGGAAGTCGGAGCGGCCCCGGCTGGTCGCCATGGCGGTGGTGGACCGGCACGGGAACCCGCTGATGCCGTGCGGGCGCTGCCGGCAGTTGCTGTGGGAGCACGGCGGCGCCCCGATGCTGCTCGAGACGACGCGTGGCATCCTGCCCATGTCGGATGTCCTGCCGGACGCGTTCGGTCCCGATGATCTCGTGGACCGGGCCTGA
- a CDS encoding BMP family lipoprotein: MTGAALTLSASACGGKKADSGDDGGDGKKTLKIGLAFDIGGRGDQSFNDSAAAGLDKAKKDLDVKTEEISAKPDEPDSDKESRLRLLANKGYNPVIGVGFAYTASINKVAKDFPNTKFLVVDADQCKVEGANVSGACFSEEQGSYLVGAAAALKSKTGTIGFIGGVNVPLINKFFAGYQAGAKKAKPGIKVLPAKYLTQPPNFNGFKDAGLGNEAAKGQLDENADVIYHAAGGAGIGVIKTVGAAKKWAIGVDSDQYNQPAVAGVKAQILTSMEKHVDVAVYDFVESVAKGTFKAGTTQYNLSNDGIGYATSGGNVDDIKAKLDELKAEIVSGKITVPTKA, translated from the coding sequence ATGACGGGTGCGGCGCTGACGCTCAGCGCTTCCGCGTGCGGTGGCAAGAAGGCCGACAGCGGTGACGACGGCGGCGACGGCAAGAAGACCCTCAAGATCGGTCTGGCCTTCGACATCGGCGGCCGCGGTGACCAGTCCTTCAACGACTCGGCCGCCGCGGGCCTCGACAAGGCCAAGAAGGACCTGGACGTCAAGACCGAGGAGATCTCCGCCAAGCCGGACGAGCCCGACTCCGACAAGGAGTCGCGCCTGCGGCTGCTGGCGAACAAGGGCTACAACCCGGTCATCGGCGTCGGCTTCGCCTACACGGCCTCGATCAACAAGGTCGCCAAGGACTTCCCGAACACCAAGTTCCTCGTCGTCGACGCCGACCAGTGCAAGGTCGAGGGCGCGAACGTCAGCGGCGCCTGCTTCTCCGAGGAGCAGGGCTCCTACCTGGTCGGCGCCGCGGCCGCGCTGAAGTCCAAGACCGGCACGATCGGGTTCATCGGCGGCGTCAACGTCCCGCTGATCAACAAGTTCTTCGCCGGGTACCAGGCGGGCGCGAAGAAGGCCAAGCCGGGCATCAAGGTGCTGCCCGCCAAGTACCTCACGCAGCCCCCGAACTTCAACGGCTTCAAGGATGCCGGCCTCGGCAACGAGGCGGCCAAGGGCCAGCTCGACGAGAACGCCGACGTGATCTACCACGCGGCGGGCGGCGCGGGCATCGGCGTCATCAAGACCGTCGGCGCGGCAAAGAAGTGGGCGATCGGGGTCGACTCCGACCAGTACAACCAGCCCGCGGTCGCCGGGGTGAAGGCCCAGATCCTGACGTCCATGGAGAAGCACGTGGACGTCGCGGTGTACGACTTCGTCGAGAGCGTCGCCAAGGGCACCTTCAAGGCCGGCACCACGCAGTACAACCTGAGCAACGACGGCATCGGGTACGCCACCTCCGGCGGCAACGTCGACGACATCAAGGCCAAGCTCGACGAGCTCAAGGCGGAGATCGTCAGCGGCAAGATCACCGTTCCGACGAAGGCCTGA